In Pseudomonas sp. P5_109, the genomic window TCCGGCGAGGTGGTCACCGGCCCGCAGCAGTCATGGCAGCCGGGGACGCACTCGAACGAGGGAATCTGTTGGCGCAAGGTGCGGATTGTCTGGCTGTTGCAACTCATTGCAGCGGTGACCGATAGCGAAATAGAACGGGATTCTGACGCAAAAGCCCCGATCCAGACAGCAGCAACCGACCAATGTTGCCCGTCCGGGAAGGTCCGGCTTATGCTCCGTCAAATTTTCTAAACATCAGAACCAGGATCACGCACATGATTGCCCGTGCTCAACAGCCTGCTGCGAACCACCCCGCTTCCTATTACGCCGCCAGCAGCCTGCCGCAGCCCGAGCACCCCGCGCTCGCGGGCGAAGTGCTGGCCGATGTCTGTGTGGTGGGTGGCGGTTTTTCGGGGTTGAACACGGCGCTTGAGCTGGCCGAGCGCGGCCTCAGCGTGGTGTTGCTTGAAGCCAACAAAATCGGCTGGGGTGCCAGTGGACGCAATGGCGGGCAGCTGATTCGCGGCGTTGGCCACGGCCTCGATCAATTTGCCAACATCATCGGCGTCGAAGGCGTACGGCAGATGAAGCTCATGGGCCTGGAAGCCGTGGAGATCGTCCGGCAACGGGTCGAGCGCTTCCAGATTCCCTGCGACCTGACCTGGGGTTACTGCGATCTCGCCAACAAGCCCCGTGACCTTGAAGGTTTCGCCGAAGACGCCGATGAGCTGCGCAGCCTCGGTTACCGCTACGAGACACGCTTGCTGCAAGCCAACGAGATGCACACCGTGGTCGGCTCCACGCGTTACGTCGGCGGCCTGATCGACATGGGCTCGGGGCACCTGCACCCACTGAACCTGGCCCTGGGCGAAGCGGCCGCGGCACAACGACTGGGTGTTCGGTTGTTCGAGCAATCAGCCGCGACCCGCATCGATTATGGCCCCGAGGTCAAGGTCCATACCGCCGGGGGCTCGGTGCGCGCCAAAACTTTGGTGCTGGGCTGCAATGCCTACCTCAACAACCTCAACCCGCAACTCAGCGGCAAAGTCCTGCCTGCCGGCAGCTACATCATTGCCACCGAGCCACTGAGCGAAGAACTGGCCCACGCCCTGCTGCCACAAAATATGGCGGTCTGTGACCAGCGGGTGGCGCTGGACTATTACCGACTCTCGGCGGACCGGCGCCTGCTGTTTGGCGGCGCCTGCCATTATTCGGGTCGCGACCCGAAAGACATCGCCGCGTATATGCGTCCGAAAATGCTGGAGGTCTTCCCGCAGCTGTCCGGGGTGAAGATCGAGTATCAATGGGGTGGCATGATCGGTATCGGCGCCAACCGCCTGCCGCAGATCGGACGACTCCACGACCAGCCGAACGTGTATTACGCCCAGGCCTATTCCGGTCATGGCGTGAATGCTACGCACCTGGCCGGCAAGCTGCTGGCCGAAGCCATCAGCGGTCAGCACAGTGGTGGTTTTGATTTGTTCGCAAAGGTGCCGCACATCACCTTCCCCGGCGGCAAGCATTTGCGCTCGCCGTTGCTGGCGTTGGGGATGTTGTGGCATCGGCTTAAAAAGTTGGTCTGAAGGATTGGCGGTGTCAGAACTGACGCCTTCGCGAGCAAGCCCGCTCCCACAGAGGCACACAAATCCCCTGTGGGAGCGGGCTTGCCCGCGAAGAGGCCCGAAAGAACGCCAACAAAATCAGGTCCGCCAGAAAGGCTTCAGTCCCTCCTCCTGCGCCTGCTCCCGCGTCAGCCCGACATCCTTGAGCTGATCGGCCGTCAGCGCCAGCAACGCCTTGCGCGTATGCAGCCGACGCCAGAACAGATCCCAGCGGCCCAGACCGGACGACGCATTGCCCATAGGCACATTGCGTGCGGCGTCCGTTTGCCCTGCCGCCAGTTCCTGACTGTGTAACGTCAGCCGCACATCGCTCAAACCGTTCATCTTGGATGCTCCTGTTTACTTGGGTAGCCAGAGGTTCCATGATGCATGGGCGTGAAAAAGCATTACAGATTCAAAGAGCCTGTATTAAATCCATACAGATTTACCGATTCCGTCACTGAATCCCGATTTTTTGCCCGATCTGTACTGGTTAACCGAATCCCCTCTATCGAGGCTGCACCATGACCCTTTACGTCAACCTCGCCGAGTTGCTCGGCACACGTATCGAACAGGGCTTCTATCGCCCCGGTGACCGGCTGCCCTCGGTTCGGGCGCTGAGCGTCGAACACGGCGTCAGCCTGAGCACGGTGCAGCAGGCCTATCGGATGTTGGAAGACAGTGGGTTGGCCATGCCACGGCCCAAGTCCGGCTACTTTGTTCCCGCCAGCCGCGAACTGCCGGATTTGCCGGCGGTCGGTCGCCCGGCCCAACGCCCGGTGGACATCTCTCAATGGGATCAGGTGCTGGAACTGATTCGCGCCGTGCCGCGCAAAGACGTGGTGCAACTCGGGCGCGGCATGCCGGACATCACCAGCCCGACCATGAAGCCGCTGCTGCGCGACCTGGCGCGAATCAGCCGGCGGCAGGACATGCCCGGTCTGTATTACGACAACATCCACGGCAACCTCGAACTGCGCGAACAAATCGCTCGCCTGATGCTCGATTCCGGCTGCCAGTTGAGTGCCAGCGATCTGGTGGTCACCACTGGATGCCATGAAGCACTGTCCACCAGCGTTCGCGCAATTTGCGAGCCGGGGGACATTGTGGCGGTGGACTCGCCGAGCTTCCACGGCGCCATGCAGACCCTCAAGGGCTTGGGCATGAAAGCCCTGGAAATCCCCACCGATCCGCTGACCGGTATCAGCCTCGAAGCGCTGGAGCTGGCCCTGGAGCAATGGCCGATCAAGGTCATACAGTTGACCCCCAACTGCAACAACCCGCTGGGCTACATCATGCCGGAGTCGCGCAAACGCGCGTTGTTGACGCTTGCACAGCGGTTTGACGTGGCGATCATCGAGGACGATGTGTATGGCGAGCTGGCCTATACCTATCCGCGCCCGCGCACGATCAAGTCCTTCGACGAGGACGGTCGCGTCCTGTTGTGCAGTTCGTTTTCCAAGACCCTGGCGCCAGGCCTGCGTATCGGCTGGGTCGCGCCCGGCCGTTATCTGGAACGGGTGCTGCACATGAAATACATCAGCACCGGCTCCACCGCGCCACAACCGCAGATCGCCATCGCCGAGTTCCTCAAGGGCGGGCACTT contains:
- a CDS encoding FAD-binding oxidoreductase translates to MIARAQQPAANHPASYYAASSLPQPEHPALAGEVLADVCVVGGGFSGLNTALELAERGLSVVLLEANKIGWGASGRNGGQLIRGVGHGLDQFANIIGVEGVRQMKLMGLEAVEIVRQRVERFQIPCDLTWGYCDLANKPRDLEGFAEDADELRSLGYRYETRLLQANEMHTVVGSTRYVGGLIDMGSGHLHPLNLALGEAAAAQRLGVRLFEQSAATRIDYGPEVKVHTAGGSVRAKTLVLGCNAYLNNLNPQLSGKVLPAGSYIIATEPLSEELAHALLPQNMAVCDQRVALDYYRLSADRRLLFGGACHYSGRDPKDIAAYMRPKMLEVFPQLSGVKIEYQWGGMIGIGANRLPQIGRLHDQPNVYYAQAYSGHGVNATHLAGKLLAEAISGQHSGGFDLFAKVPHITFPGGKHLRSPLLALGMLWHRLKKLV
- a CDS encoding DUF1127 domain-containing protein, with product MNGLSDVRLTLHSQELAAGQTDAARNVPMGNASSGLGRWDLFWRRLHTRKALLALTADQLKDVGLTREQAQEEGLKPFWRT
- a CDS encoding PLP-dependent aminotransferase family protein, whose product is MTLYVNLAELLGTRIEQGFYRPGDRLPSVRALSVEHGVSLSTVQQAYRMLEDSGLAMPRPKSGYFVPASRELPDLPAVGRPAQRPVDISQWDQVLELIRAVPRKDVVQLGRGMPDITSPTMKPLLRDLARISRRQDMPGLYYDNIHGNLELREQIARLMLDSGCQLSASDLVVTTGCHEALSTSVRAICEPGDIVAVDSPSFHGAMQTLKGLGMKALEIPTDPLTGISLEALELALEQWPIKVIQLTPNCNNPLGYIMPESRKRALLTLAQRFDVAIIEDDVYGELAYTYPRPRTIKSFDEDGRVLLCSSFSKTLAPGLRIGWVAPGRYLERVLHMKYISTGSTAPQPQIAIAEFLKGGHFEPHLRRMRTQYQRNRDMMIDWVTRYFPAGTRASRPQGSFMLWVELPDGFDTLKLNRALHDQGVQIAVGSIFSASGKYRNCLRMNYAAKPTPQIEEAVRKVGAAAVKLLAETDQLSD